The Canis aureus isolate CA01 chromosome 11, VMU_Caureus_v.1.0, whole genome shotgun sequence genome has a segment encoding these proteins:
- the EID3 gene encoding EP300-interacting inhibitor of differentiation 3, which produces MSEEQGSRAGAVEEGEAPPGTLAATVHSVKQADDGEEPVKVEVADGCSDDLSCGEADIDPSLLELADDEEKCRKIRKQYRQLIYNVQQNRDDIVNTASDSLTEALEEANVLFDGVSRTREAALDAQFLVLASDLGKEKAKQLNSDMSFFNQVAFCDFLFIFVGLNWMEDDEPGELSGCDDNIALSFWETVQKEATSWILQAETFHFIFGSFKSRPSAPKPRLEHHKKAHKVEESGDMPTKLRKLDLSNNQEATEKEVERILGLLQTYFRKYPDTPVSYFEFVIDPNSFSRTVENIFYVSFIIRDGFARIRLDQDRLPILEPININQVDEGNDPSSHGRKQGVISLSLQDWKNIVATFEISEAMITNSY; this is translated from the coding sequence ATGTCTGAGGAACAAGGCTCCCGCGCCGGAGCGGTAGAGGAAGGAGAGGCGCCCCCGGGGACCCTCGCTGCTACTGTGCACTCGGTGAAACAGGCGGACGACGGCGAGGAGCCCGTGAAAGTGGAAGTGGCTGATGGCTGCTCTGACGACCTCAGCTGTGGGGAGGCCGACATAGACCCCAGCCTCCTAGAGCTTGCGGATGACGAGGAGAAATGCCGGAAGATCCGCAAGCAGTACCGGCAGCTCATCTATAACGTCCAGCAGAACCGTGATGACATCGTGAACACTGCCAGCGACTCGTTAACCGAGGCTCTTGAAGAAGCCAATGTCCTATTTGATGGAGTGAGCCGGACAAGAGAAGCAGCTCTCGATGCCCAGTTTCTTGTTTTGGCTTCTGATTTGggtaaagaaaaagcaaagcaactAAACTCTGATATGAGCTTTTTTAATCAAGTAGCGTTTTGTGACTTTCTGTTTATATTTGTGGGTCTGAACTGGATGGAAGATGATGAACCTGGTGAACTGAGTGGCTGTGATGATAATATAGCTCTTTCCTTCTGGGAGACAGTACAGAAGGAAGCAACATCCTGGATATTGCAAGCTGaaacatttcactttattttcgGTTCATTCAAGTCCAGACCTTCTGCACCAAAGCCCCGACTTGAACACCACAAAAAAGCTCACAAAGTAGAAGAAAGTGGGGATATGCCTACAAAGCTGAGGAAGTTGGACCTGAGTAACAATCAagaagcaacagaaaaagaaGTAGAGAGAATCTTGGGATTGTTGCAAACGTACTTTCGAAAGTATCCTGATACTCCTGTGTCCTATTTTGAGTTTGTGATTGATCCAAACTCTTTTTCTCGTACTGTggagaatatattttatgtttctttcattaTAAGGGATGGTTTTGCGAGAATAAGGCTTGACCAAGACAGGCTGCCAATATTAGAGCCGATTAATATTAACCAAGTGGATGAGGGAAATGATCCCAGTTCTCATGGCAGGAAACAAGGAGTTATATCT